The following DNA comes from Catenulispora sp. MAP5-51.
GTACACAACCCCGGTCTTATCCGGGTGCAGTTCCAGCCCCACCTGGGCCATCCGCTCGTGCAGCGCCGCCAGGACCTGTCGGGCCTGGTACTCGGTCCTGCAGTGCACCACACCGTCATCGGCGAAGCGTTCGAACCGGACAGCCGGGAACTTTCGGGCCAGCCAGGTGTCGAACGCGTAGTGCATGAACAGATTCGCCAGGACGGGCGAGATCGCAGACCCCTGAGGAGTCCCGCGATCCCTGGCCAGCAAGGTGCCGTCGGGCTGCTGCATCGGGGCGGCGAGCCACCGTTTGACATACAGCAGCACCCACGGCGCATCGGTGTGCGCCTGGACTGCTTTGACCATCAGGTCCCACGGCACGCTGTCGAAGAATCTCCGGATGCCGAACTCGACCACCCAGTCGAACTCCCAGCAACGCCGCCGGCACGTGGCCACCGCATCGAGTGCACCGCGCTTGGGCCGGTAGCCGTAGGAGTCCGGGTGGAAGATCGGTTCGACCTTCTTCTCCAGCTCCGTAGCTGCGACCGTCTGCGCGATCCAGTCGGCGACGGATGGCACACCTAGAATTCTGGTGCCCTTCCCGTGCGCCTTGGGGATCTCCACCGCGCGCACCGGCGGCGGGAAGTACGAACCCGAGGACATCCGGTTCCAGATCTTGTACAGGTTGCCCTTCAGATCGGACTCGAACTCCTTGATCGACTGCCCGTCCACTCCCGGCGCACCGTCGTTCGCCTTGACCTTCTCCCACGCCTGCCAGACTGCCTGCTTCGAGATTTCGAACAGCTTGCCTGGTGCTTTCAGCGCGTCCACGCGACTCCTCCCCCGGGACAAACCCCGGAGTTGATCGAACGAACACAGCCACGAATGACCCGGCCCCTTCGCTCCAGCCCCATTACAGGGCCTTCACCGCTACTACGAGCCGGTCCGCCAGCGCGCCCCGCGACGGTACTCTCACGCCGCCTGCGGCCATCCGGGCCGGACCGCGGCGCTTCCCCCTGTCGCCCGCCGTCGGCGGACAGCGTCGGAACGCGCCTTCTCCTGTTCCACACGAAAGCCGCAGATCAGGCTCGCGTCGTTTCCATGCCGGACACCGCCTGGCCAGTCGATGGGCTCCCGCCAGACTCGCCCCGGAGCCGACCACCCGCCCCGGTTTCGATGCCGTCTGATTTCTTTCGACACGTCAGCAACGATTCGCTTGCGCTCGCCTTCCTGATCCCCACCTGACGCCTCACGGGCGCCTTTTCCCCGACGCTCACCACGACGGTCATCAGCCAACGCAGCTCGGGGCGGTTTGGAGCCTCCGCCCACACAGCGACTCCGAAGGGCCACGAAACCTTCATCTTCCGTGCAGCACCGCAGTGATCGACTGTCCTACATCAGCCTCTCCTTCGCGTTCAGGACGCAAATGGTCAGAAACTCGGCCACCGGGTTGACCAGGGCTGTTATGCGGCAGTCTCGTACTCGTTGATCAGTCCGCCGAGGATTCGTTTGTGGCGTACCCCGTCGACCTGAACCGGTCATGGATCATGTTCGTGTCGTCATCTGGGGCACGCAGGCTCAGGCCCTCGCCCTGGTGGCTCCGGCCGGCGTTGTAATGCGCGATGTACTGGTCCAAGACGACGCCAAGGTGGGCGTTCGCCCGCGATCAGCAGCCGGTCGGTGCACTCGCGGCGCGCCTATCCGACGAACCGCTCGGCGATAGCCTTTTGCTTGCGGCGCGGTCAAGATCGCGGTGACGTCAGCCGCGCTGAACACCGCGTCGAACGCGGCGGTGAGCTTGGCATCGCGGTCCCGGATCGGGTGGGTAAAGCGGTGCCCTACGGCTGCCACCTCGGCGGTGAAACCCCGCACCAACTTAGTAGCCCAGGCACCCGTCGGGCACCGGGCAACCCCGAACAGGTGGACCCGACGTTACAGCGCTCGATAACGAACGCGACGTAGAGCCTGGTGAGAGTGACCGCACAGTAAAAGAAATCCGTGGCCAGAAGAGTCTGGGCCTGGGCCGGCAGCTGCCGGCGTGGCGGCGCCGTCGGCGGTCTTGCGGACCTGCCGGGTTGCGGTACTCGTCAGACACGTTCGTGCAGATGCCGGTCGTGGCCGCAACCGCACGGCCCGCCTGGTCCTGGACGAACCTCTCCGGGTAATCAAACTCAACGAGGTGCGTGACCATCGAATAAAGCAGGCAGTGCAATTCGAGTTCGGCCGGCAGCCCGGCAGCGGCCCGCAGGGTCTCAAACGCTTCGTTCGCGCACCGCCGCGACAACCGCCCGCACCGCTCGGTCATCCACAGCGACGGATGGCCCGCTGCCCCGAACCGGGGCCGGACCTAGGCCGCGTCTGAGGTTCTGATCATGCGACTGGCTTGAGGCTGCGTATCCAGATCAGTGCCCCGCGCAGTTGGAGTCCGGCCAGGTAGCTCTCGGGCTTCTTGTCACTGCGCATGGCCAGGCCGCGCCATATCTTGATCTTGTTGATGCAGCGCTCCACCGTGTTGCGCTCCTTGTACAGTTCGGCGTCGAAGGCAACGGGCCGCCGCCCGGCACTCCCGCGTTTCTTGCGGTGTGCGGCCTGGTCCGTCTTCTCCGGGATCACCGCTCTAATGCCGCGCTTGCGCAGGTGAGCACGGTTGGCGCGGGACAAGTAAGCCCTATCGGCCGCGACCGCGTCCGGGCGGATGCGCGGCCGCCCGACCGGACCGCGCACATTGACCTTCGCCAGGACCGCAGCGAACTGCGGACTGTCGCCGGCCTGGCCGGGGGTCAACACGAACGACAGCGGCCGGCACCACCTGTCACCAGACAGGTGGACCTTGCTGGTCAGCCCGCCGCGCGAGCGCCCGAGCGCGGCGGCGGTAAGCCGGGCACGGCGACGGCGTCGCACCCGACGCCGAGCCTCGGCCGCGGCCTGTTCCTCGTCACTCAATGGGGCGGTTTGCCCGGTTACTGCCGCCCCTTTTCCTCGGCCGCCACCTTCTCAAGCGCCTCAAGGACCTGCGGATCAAGGCGCATCCCCGCCGCATCCTGGTGTGCACGCACGCTGGTGGAGTCCACGCTCACCAGCGACAGGTCCGCCTGCCCACGCCGGGCCGCCTCGGCGATCATCGCATCCATCAACGCCGCGAACACCCCCGCCTCGCGCCACCGGGCGAACGCATCGTAGACCGTCTGCCAAGGCCCGCACTCGGCAGGCATCTCCCGCCACTGACTACCCGTGCGGAACCGCCAAATCACCCCTTCGACCTGGTCACG
Coding sequences within:
- the ltrA gene encoding group II intron reverse transcriptase/maturase, with the translated sequence MDALKAPGKLFEISKQAVWQAWEKVKANDGAPGVDGQSIKEFESDLKGNLYKIWNRMSSGSYFPPPVRAVEIPKAHGKGTRILGVPSVADWIAQTVAATELEKKVEPIFHPDSYGYRPKRGALDAVATCRRRCWEFDWVVEFGIRRFFDSVPWDLMVKAVQAHTDAPWVLLYVKRWLAAPMQQPDGTLLARDRGTPQGSAISPVLANLFMHYAFDTWLARKFPAVRFERFADDGVVHCRTEYQARQVLAALHERMAQVGLELHPDKTGVVYCKDGKRRGAYDRTEFTFLGFTFRPRGALGKNGKMFLSFLPATSKDALKKMSATVRAWRLHRRTGSTESDLARMINPVVRGWMAYYGAFYRSALTPLLGRINAYLMRWSRNKYERLRGRKRAHEAWSRAVKLRPRFFAHWAWVNTVPVVW
- a CDS encoding IS5 family transposase (programmed frameshift); translation: MTRRELSDDEWALIEPLLPIGRFGPYPQRLRDQVEGVIWRFRTGSQWREMPAECGPWQTVYDAFARWREAGVFAALMDAMIAEAARRGQADLSLVSVDSTSVRAHQDAAGMRLDPQVLEALEKVAAEEKGAVTGQTAPLSDEEQAAAEARRRVRRRRRARLTAAALGRSRGGLTSKVHLSGDRWCRPLSFVLTPGQAGDSPQFAAVLAKVNVRGPVGRPRIRPDAVAADRAYLSRANRAHLRKRGIRAVIPEKTDQAAHRKKRGSAGRRPVAFDAELYKERNTVERCINKIKIWRGLAMRSDKKPESYLAGLQLRGALIWIRSLKPVA